A genomic window from Agrobacterium larrymoorei includes:
- a CDS encoding L,D-transpeptidase → MSISRRGVLFGLPLFLAGCASINPAGQRQNYAALPNEQFPMAAMPLEKIKPELRRQEVAYETTYPAGTVIVDTPARRLYFVLGNGRAVRYGVGVGRQGLALKGNAYVGRKAEWPSWTPTPNMIRREPERNLKYAGGMPGGINNPLGARALYLYRNGNDTMFRLHGTNQPQSIGHAMSSGCIRMLNHDIIDLYERVPVGARVVVLQA, encoded by the coding sequence ATGTCGATTTCGCGTCGTGGTGTCCTATTCGGGTTGCCGCTTTTCCTGGCAGGCTGCGCAAGTATCAATCCGGCTGGTCAGCGGCAGAACTATGCGGCTTTGCCGAATGAGCAGTTCCCGATGGCAGCCATGCCGCTTGAAAAGATCAAGCCGGAGCTGCGCCGCCAGGAAGTGGCCTATGAAACCACTTATCCGGCCGGTACCGTGATCGTCGACACACCTGCGCGCCGCCTCTATTTCGTTCTCGGCAATGGCCGCGCCGTCCGCTACGGCGTGGGTGTCGGTCGCCAGGGCTTAGCGCTGAAGGGCAATGCCTATGTGGGCCGCAAGGCCGAATGGCCAAGCTGGACGCCGACGCCGAACATGATCCGTCGCGAGCCGGAGCGGAACCTGAAATATGCCGGCGGCATGCCGGGTGGTATCAACAACCCGCTTGGCGCGCGTGCGCTTTACCTTTATCGCAATGGCAATGACACGATGTTCCGCCTGCATGGTACCAACCAGCCGCAGTCGATCGGACACGCCATGTCGAGCGGTTGTATCCGTATGCTCAACCACGATATCATCGACCTCTACGAGCGCGTTCCGGTCGGTGCTCGCGTGGTGGTGCTGCAAGCCTGA
- a CDS encoding circularly permuted type 2 ATP-grasp protein: MAFDEMINADSTPRSPYANYNDWYSRQDRSHLIQKSKDAENIFRRTGITFAVYGHADSAEKLIPFDIIPRIISGKEWRKLAQGIEQRVIALNAFLDDIYHKQEIIKAGRIPRELIEKNEAFLPQMIGFRPPGGVYTHIVGTDIVRTGEDQFYVLEDNARTPSGVSYMLENRETMMQMFPELFHENRVQRVEDYPYQLRQSLASLAPPGCKGKPRVAVLTPGIHNSAYYEHSFLADMMGVELVEGSDLRVMDGKVKMRTTQGYEAIDVLYRRVDDDFLDPLTFRPDSALGIPGIMDVYRAGNITIANAPGTGISDDKAIYSYMPEIVEFYTGRKPLLENVPTWRCSEPDSLKYVLDNLADLVVKEVHGSGGYGMLVGPTASKKERALFADKLRARPNNYIAQPTLSLSTVPIMVKNGIAPRHVDLRPYVLVSDKVKIIPGGLTRVALKQGSLVVNSSQGGGTKDTWVLED; the protein is encoded by the coding sequence TTGGCATTTGATGAAATGATAAATGCGGACTCAACGCCGCGAAGCCCATACGCAAACTACAACGACTGGTATAGCCGACAGGACAGGTCGCACCTGATCCAGAAATCCAAGGACGCGGAAAACATCTTCCGCAGAACCGGCATCACCTTTGCCGTCTACGGCCACGCAGACAGCGCCGAAAAGCTCATCCCCTTCGACATCATTCCGCGCATCATTTCCGGCAAGGAATGGCGCAAGCTCGCCCAGGGCATCGAACAGCGCGTTATCGCCCTCAACGCCTTTCTGGACGACATCTACCACAAGCAGGAAATCATCAAGGCAGGGCGCATTCCCCGCGAGCTGATCGAGAAGAACGAAGCCTTCCTGCCGCAGATGATCGGCTTCCGCCCACCGGGAGGCGTCTATACCCACATCGTCGGCACCGATATCGTGCGCACCGGCGAAGACCAGTTCTACGTGCTGGAAGACAATGCCAGAACGCCGTCGGGCGTCAGCTATATGCTGGAAAACCGCGAAACCATGATGCAGATGTTCCCCGAGCTCTTCCATGAGAACCGGGTGCAACGCGTCGAGGACTACCCCTATCAATTGCGCCAGTCGCTGGCTTCCCTTGCACCCCCAGGCTGCAAGGGCAAGCCGCGCGTTGCCGTGTTGACGCCCGGCATCCACAACTCCGCCTATTATGAGCATTCCTTCCTGGCCGATATGATGGGCGTGGAGCTGGTGGAAGGCTCCGACCTGCGCGTCATGGACGGCAAGGTGAAGATGCGCACGACGCAGGGATATGAGGCCATCGACGTGCTCTACCGCCGCGTCGATGACGACTTCCTCGATCCCCTCACCTTCCGTCCGGATTCGGCACTCGGCATTCCCGGGATCATGGACGTCTATCGCGCTGGCAACATCACCATTGCCAATGCACCGGGCACCGGCATTTCCGATGACAAGGCGATCTACTCCTATATGCCGGAAATCGTCGAGTTCTACACGGGCCGCAAACCGCTTCTGGAAAACGTGCCGACCTGGCGCTGTTCGGAGCCGGATAGCCTGAAATACGTCCTCGACAATCTGGCCGATCTCGTCGTCAAGGAAGTACACGGCTCCGGCGGTTATGGCATGCTGGTTGGCCCGACCGCCAGCAAGAAGGAGCGCGCTTTGTTTGCCGATAAGCTGCGGGCGCGACCGAACAATTATATCGCCCAGCCGACGCTCTCTCTCTCCACCGTCCCGATCATGGTGAAGAACGGCATCGCGCCGCGCCATGTCGATCTTCGTCCCTATGTGCTGGTGTCCGACAAGGTCAAAATCATTCCAGGCGGCTTGACCCGCGTGGCCCTCAAGCAGGGTTCGCTCGTCGTCAATTCCAGCCAGGGTGGCGGCACCAAAGACACCTGGGTACTGGAGGACTGA
- a CDS encoding alpha-E domain-containing protein, whose amino-acid sequence MLGRTANGLYWMFRYIERAENIARLVDAGLRVSLTRSGSADEDWDGVLQSAGVREAFLKDNEKVTSADAIDYLLRDKSNPSSVMSCIDSGRNNARMVRTALTRETWEATNEFWIELKSLLGRRLKPAEMPHVIDVIKHRAGLVRGAFHGSMLRNDLYNFSRIGTFIERADNTARILDVKYYVLLPAAAQVGSSLDNAQWESILRSVSAHRSYGWVYDAEYKPANIADFLILNARMPRSLAYCYEKIVSNLGYLAKDYGERHKAHETSDAILSTLKETTIDRVMDRGLHEFLEAFINRNGQLGQEITEGYRFYQ is encoded by the coding sequence ATGCTGGGAAGAACTGCAAACGGGCTCTACTGGATGTTCCGCTATATCGAGCGCGCCGAAAATATTGCGCGCCTCGTCGATGCGGGCCTGCGTGTCTCGCTGACGCGGAGCGGCAGCGCGGATGAAGATTGGGACGGCGTGCTGCAAAGTGCAGGCGTTCGCGAAGCCTTTCTCAAAGACAACGAAAAGGTCACGTCCGCAGATGCGATCGACTATCTCCTGCGCGACAAGAGCAACCCGTCGAGCGTGATGTCCTGCATCGACTCCGGCCGCAACAACGCCCGCATGGTGCGCACCGCACTGACGCGCGAGACCTGGGAAGCGACCAACGAGTTCTGGATCGAGTTGAAGAGCCTGCTCGGACGCCGCCTGAAACCGGCGGAAATGCCGCATGTCATCGATGTCATCAAGCATCGGGCGGGTCTGGTGCGCGGCGCCTTCCACGGTTCGATGCTGCGCAACGATCTCTACAATTTCTCGCGCATCGGCACTTTCATCGAGCGGGCGGACAACACAGCGCGCATTCTCGATGTCAAATATTACGTGCTTCTGCCGGCGGCAGCACAGGTCGGCTCGTCTCTGGACAATGCACAATGGGAATCGATCCTGCGTTCCGTCTCGGCCCACCGCTCCTATGGCTGGGTTTATGATGCGGAATATAAGCCAGCCAACATTGCCGACTTCCTCATTCTCAACGCCCGCATGCCGCGGTCGCTCGCCTATTGCTATGAGAAGATCGTCAGCAACCTCGGCTATCTCGCCAAGGATTATGGTGAACGGCACAAGGCGCACGAAACGTCGGACGCCATCTTATCGACATTGAAGGAAACCACCATCGACCGCGTGATGGATCGGGGCCTGCACGAGTTCCTGGAAGCCTTCATCAACAGGAACGGTCAGTTGGGTCAGGAAATCACGGAAGGTTACCGCTTCTATCAGTAA